The following are from one region of the Shinella sp. PSBB067 genome:
- a CDS encoding DUF2934 domain-containing protein: MDDHDERVRKRAHEIWEEEGRPEGREYSHWLRARADIRAEDGERAGRGETNPLDLLGLGIVGRIQPA, translated from the coding sequence ATGGACGATCACGACGAACGTGTCCGGAAAAGGGCCCATGAAATCTGGGAAGAAGAAGGCCGTCCGGAAGGCCGTGAATATTCGCACTGGCTGCGCGCGAGGGCCGACATTCGCGCAGAAGACGGCGAAAGAGCGGGGCGGGGGGAAACCAATCCGCTCGATCTGCTCGGCCTCGGCATCGTCGGCCGCATCCAGCCGGCCTGA
- a CDS encoding response regulator transcription factor → MASALTIIIADDHPLFRGALKQALTGMAGDPDIVEAGDFEAARKAASDHPNADLLLLDLAMPGVSGLSGLISLRAEFQSLPVVIVSASDDPATIRRALDLGASGFISKSASIEDIREGIGSVLDGNIYTPGGYVRGAEQDSEVADLIARLRTLTPQQSRVLAMLAEGLLNKQIAYELGVSEATIKAHVSAILLKLNVDSRTQAVIQLGKIGAAQAAA, encoded by the coding sequence ATGGCATCGGCACTCACGATCATCATCGCGGACGACCATCCGCTGTTCCGGGGCGCGCTGAAACAGGCCCTGACCGGAATGGCGGGGGATCCCGACATCGTCGAGGCCGGCGATTTCGAGGCGGCGCGCAAGGCCGCCTCCGACCATCCGAACGCCGACCTCCTGCTGCTCGACCTCGCCATGCCGGGCGTCAGCGGCCTTTCCGGCCTGATCTCGCTCCGGGCGGAATTCCAGAGCCTTCCCGTCGTCATCGTCTCGGCCAGCGACGATCCGGCCACCATCCGCCGCGCGCTCGATCTCGGCGCCTCGGGCTTCATCTCCAAGTCCGCCTCCATCGAGGACATCCGCGAAGGCATCGGCTCGGTGCTCGACGGCAACATCTATACGCCCGGCGGCTATGTGCGCGGGGCGGAACAGGACAGCGAGGTGGCCGACCTCATCGCGCGGCTGCGCACGCTCACCCCGCAGCAGTCGCGGGTGCTCGCCATGCTGGCCGAAGGCCTGCTCAACAAGCAGATCGCCTACGAGCTCGGCGTCTCCGAGGCGACCATCAAGGCGCATGTCTCCGCGATCCTCCTGAAGCTCAATGTCGACAGCCGCACCCAGGCGGTCATCCAGCTCGGCAAGATCGGCGCGGCGCAGGCGGCGGCCTGA
- a CDS encoding quinone-dependent dihydroorotate dehydrogenase — MSFLSSLGRKGLFLFDPETAHGLSIAALKAGIVPACPAKADPRLAQTVAGIAFPNPLGIAAGYDKNAEVPEALLRLGFGFAEIGTVTPRPQEGNPKPRIFRLTADDAVINRLGFNNEGHAAALARLKGCRRDALIGVNIGANKDSEDRIADYVQGIRTFYDVARYFTANISSPNTPGLRDLQARESLHALLSAVLAARAEEQARSGRQVPVFLKIAPDLTEEGLDDIAEVALAHPLDGLIVSNTTLSRAGLRDTRHAGEAGGLSGKPLFEKSTVVLAKMRRRVGGNLPIIGVGGVSSAETAAEKIRAGADLVQLYSCMIYAGPTLPGEIVNGLSRICDREQIASISALCGTRTANWADRTL; from the coding sequence ATGTCGTTCCTGTCCAGCCTCGGCCGCAAGGGCCTCTTCCTTTTCGATCCGGAAACCGCCCACGGCCTGTCGATCGCCGCGCTGAAAGCCGGCATCGTGCCCGCCTGCCCCGCAAAGGCCGACCCGCGGCTTGCCCAGACGGTCGCGGGCATCGCCTTCCCCAATCCGCTCGGCATCGCCGCCGGCTACGACAAGAATGCCGAAGTGCCGGAAGCGCTGCTGCGCCTCGGCTTCGGCTTTGCCGAAATCGGCACGGTGACGCCGCGCCCGCAGGAAGGCAATCCGAAGCCCCGCATCTTCCGCCTCACCGCGGACGACGCCGTCATCAACCGGCTGGGCTTCAACAACGAAGGCCACGCCGCCGCCCTCGCGCGCCTGAAGGGCTGCCGGCGCGATGCGCTGATCGGCGTCAATATCGGCGCCAACAAGGACAGCGAGGATCGCATCGCGGACTACGTCCAGGGCATCCGCACCTTCTACGACGTCGCACGCTACTTCACCGCCAACATCTCCTCGCCCAACACGCCGGGCCTGCGCGACCTCCAGGCCAGGGAAAGCCTGCACGCGCTGCTTTCCGCCGTGCTCGCCGCCCGCGCCGAGGAACAGGCGCGCAGCGGCCGGCAGGTGCCCGTCTTCCTGAAGATCGCGCCCGACCTGACCGAGGAAGGCCTCGACGACATCGCCGAGGTGGCGCTCGCCCATCCGCTCGACGGCCTCATCGTCTCCAACACCACGCTGTCGCGCGCGGGCCTTCGCGACACGCGCCACGCGGGCGAGGCAGGCGGGCTCTCCGGCAAGCCGCTCTTCGAGAAGTCGACCGTCGTGCTCGCCAAGATGCGCCGGCGCGTCGGCGGGAACCTGCCGATCATCGGCGTCGGCGGCGTCTCCTCGGCGGAGACGGCGGCGGAGAAGATCCGCGCGGGGGCGGACCTCGTGCAGCTCTATTCCTGCATGATCTATGCCGGCCCGACGCTGCCGGGCGAAATCGTGAACGGCCTCTCGCGCATTTGTGATCGCGAGCAGATCGCCTCGATTTCCGCGCTTTGCGGCACCCGCACGGCCAATTGGGCCGACCGCACCCTCTGA
- a CDS encoding DUF6460 domain-containing protein, whose amino-acid sequence MSNGVNGFLGDTPVRVIVKLLILSVAVGFLMSIFGLYPHDILMAARDFVIDLWNTGFKTLGRIGDYLLLGAAIVVPVFIVIRLLSYRR is encoded by the coding sequence ATGTCGAATGGCGTGAACGGCTTCCTCGGCGACACACCGGTCCGCGTGATCGTCAAGCTCCTGATCCTGTCGGTGGCCGTCGGCTTCCTGATGTCGATCTTCGGGCTCTACCCGCACGACATCCTCATGGCCGCGCGCGATTTCGTCATCGACCTCTGGAACACCGGCTTCAAGACGCTGGGGCGCATCGGCGACTACCTGCTGCTCGGCGCCGCCATCGTCGTTCCGGTCTTCATCGTCATCCGTCTCCTGAGCTACCGTCGCTGA
- a CDS encoding ligase-associated DNA damage response DEXH box helicase has protein sequence MSIIDSAAGLSLLPKSFADWFAAKGWQPRAHQMELLARATAGESLLLIAPTGAGKTLAGFLPALTDLAQRGKIPPGSAFTGIHTLYISPLKALAVDIERNLMKPVSEMGLPITIETRTGDTPQAKRQRQRLNPPDILLTTPEQVALLIANGEAPRFFKDLKYVIFDELHSLVTSKRGHLLSLGLARLRRLAPGLRTIGLSATVAEPMDLRRWLVAQSPDAESHAGLVTAPGGAKPIITILKSEERVPWSGHQAKYAMPEVYAAIKAHRTSLLFVNTRSQAEILFQELWSINEDTLPIALHHGSLDVGQRRKVEEAMAENRLRAVVATSTLDLGIDWGDVDLVIHVGAPKGASRLAQRIGRANHRMDEPSRAILVPANRFEVMECQAALDANYLGAQDTPPVGEGTLDVLAQHVLGMACAAPFNEDALFSEVTTASPYTGLSREKFGRIVQFVATGGYALKTYERYARIRKTVDGLWRVSNPGVAQQYRLNLGTIVEMPMLNVRMVKRGAKGAVGRGGASLGKVEEYFLEMLSPGDTFLFSGKVLRFEGIRENECLVSQAFSLDPKVPAYAGGKFPLSTYLADQVRSMLDDPQRWGELPEQVRDWLALQCDVSALPKRDELLIETFPRGSRHYMVAYPFEGRLAHQTLGMLLTRRLERAGRRPLGFVATDYSLAIWALDDLGHAFAVERPSLQNLFDEDMLGDDLEAWLDESFMLKRTFRNCAVIAGLIEQRHPGKEKTGRQVTVSADLIYDVLRSHEPDHILLEATRADAAAGLLDIQRLGDMLARIKGHIAHRRLDRISPLAVPIMLEIGRETVAGEAQDSLLAEAAEDLIAEAMGDGGI, from the coding sequence GTGAGCATCATCGATTCCGCCGCCGGCCTTTCCCTTCTCCCCAAATCCTTCGCCGACTGGTTCGCGGCCAAGGGCTGGCAGCCGCGCGCCCACCAGATGGAGCTCCTGGCCCGCGCCACGGCGGGGGAAAGCCTGCTGCTGATCGCGCCCACCGGCGCGGGCAAGACGCTGGCCGGCTTCCTGCCGGCGCTGACGGACCTTGCGCAGCGCGGCAAAATCCCGCCCGGCTCCGCCTTCACCGGCATCCACACGCTCTATATCTCGCCGCTCAAGGCGCTCGCCGTCGATATCGAGCGCAACCTGATGAAGCCCGTCTCGGAAATGGGCCTGCCCATCACCATCGAGACGCGCACCGGCGACACGCCGCAGGCCAAGCGCCAGCGCCAGCGCCTCAACCCGCCGGACATCCTGCTGACGACGCCGGAACAGGTCGCCCTCCTCATCGCCAACGGCGAGGCCCCGCGCTTCTTCAAGGATCTGAAATACGTGATCTTCGACGAACTGCATTCGCTCGTCACCTCCAAGCGCGGCCATCTCCTCTCGCTCGGTCTCGCGCGCCTGCGCCGGCTTGCGCCGGGGCTCAGGACCATCGGTCTTTCGGCCACCGTCGCCGAGCCGATGGACCTTCGCCGCTGGCTGGTCGCGCAGTCGCCCGATGCGGAAAGCCATGCCGGGCTCGTCACCGCGCCGGGCGGGGCGAAGCCGATCATCACCATCCTCAAAAGCGAGGAGCGGGTGCCGTGGTCGGGCCATCAGGCGAAATATGCGATGCCCGAGGTCTATGCGGCGATCAAGGCGCACAGGACGTCGCTGCTCTTCGTCAACACGCGCAGCCAGGCGGAAATCCTCTTCCAGGAGCTGTGGAGCATCAACGAGGACACGCTGCCGATCGCCCTGCACCACGGCTCGCTCGATGTCGGCCAGCGGCGCAAGGTGGAAGAGGCCATGGCGGAGAACCGCCTGCGCGCCGTCGTCGCCACCTCGACGCTCGACCTCGGCATCGACTGGGGCGATGTCGATCTCGTCATCCATGTCGGCGCGCCGAAGGGCGCCTCGCGGCTCGCCCAGCGCATCGGCCGTGCCAACCACCGCATGGACGAGCCGAGCCGCGCCATCCTCGTGCCGGCCAACCGTTTCGAGGTGATGGAGTGCCAGGCGGCGCTCGACGCCAACTATCTCGGCGCGCAGGACACGCCCCCCGTCGGCGAGGGCACGCTCGACGTGCTCGCCCAGCACGTCCTCGGCATGGCCTGCGCCGCGCCCTTCAACGAGGACGCGCTGTTTTCCGAAGTCACCACCGCCTCGCCCTATACCGGCCTTTCGCGCGAAAAATTCGGGCGGATCGTGCAGTTCGTCGCGACCGGCGGCTATGCGCTGAAGACCTACGAGCGCTATGCCCGCATCCGCAAGACCGTCGACGGCCTCTGGCGCGTCTCCAATCCGGGGGTCGCCCAGCAATACCGCCTCAATCTCGGCACCATCGTCGAGATGCCGATGCTGAACGTGCGCATGGTCAAACGCGGCGCGAAGGGGGCGGTCGGGCGCGGCGGGGCCTCGCTCGGCAAGGTGGAGGAATATTTCCTCGAAATGCTTTCGCCCGGCGACACCTTCCTGTTCTCCGGCAAGGTGCTGCGCTTCGAAGGCATCCGCGAGAACGAATGCCTCGTCTCCCAGGCCTTCTCGCTCGATCCGAAGGTGCCGGCCTATGCGGGCGGCAAGTTCCCGCTCTCCACCTATCTTGCCGACCAGGTGCGCAGCATGCTGGACGATCCGCAGCGCTGGGGCGAACTGCCCGAGCAGGTGCGCGACTGGCTCGCGCTGCAATGCGACGTCTCCGCCCTGCCGAAGCGCGACGAACTCCTTATCGAGACCTTTCCGCGCGGCAGCCGGCATTACATGGTCGCCTATCCCTTCGAGGGACGGCTGGCGCACCAGACGCTCGGCATGCTGCTGACGCGCCGGCTGGAGCGCGCCGGCCGCCGGCCGCTCGGCTTCGTCGCCACCGATTATTCGCTGGCGATCTGGGCGCTGGACGATCTCGGCCATGCCTTCGCCGTCGAGCGGCCGTCGCTCCAAAACCTCTTCGACGAGGACATGCTGGGCGACGATCTGGAAGCCTGGCTCGACGAAAGCTTCATGCTGAAGCGCACCTTCCGCAATTGCGCCGTGATCGCGGGGCTGATCGAGCAGCGCCATCCGGGCAAGGAAAAGACCGGGCGGCAGGTCACGGTTTCCGCCGACCTCATCTACGACGTGCTCAGGAGCCACGAGCCGGACCATATCCTGCTGGAGGCCACGCGCGCCGATGCGGCGGCGGGGCTTTTGGATATTCAGCGATTGGGCGATATGCTGGCGCGAATCAAGGGCCACATCGCCCACCGGCGGCTCGACCGCATCTCGCCGCTCGCCGTGCCGATCATGCTGGAGATCGGCAGGGAGACGGTGGCGGGCGAGGCGCAGGATTCCCTGCTGGCGGAAGCCGCGGAGGATCTGATCGCCGAGGCGATGGGCGATGGGGGCATTTAA
- a CDS encoding CAP domain-containing protein, with the protein MFSRRTFLAASGAAVAALAAGCTTRPPAPSAGTGSDQTAASLAFVNKLRAAHGLPALALDGAAQRAAMDQAGRMAAAGRMEHNIGFGANFGKRMKGMDVALPAAENIAAGQASAAEAFEAWYRSPKHLANMLGSYRGLGVAVVSNPASGNRRYWAMVLSG; encoded by the coding sequence ATGTTTTCCCGCAGAACCTTCCTTGCCGCCTCCGGAGCGGCCGTCGCCGCTCTTGCCGCGGGCTGCACCACCCGCCCGCCGGCGCCTTCCGCCGGCACCGGCAGCGACCAGACCGCCGCCTCGCTCGCCTTCGTCAACAAGCTGCGCGCCGCGCATGGCCTGCCGGCGCTTGCCCTCGACGGCGCGGCGCAGCGCGCGGCGATGGACCAGGCAGGCCGCATGGCGGCCGCCGGCCGGATGGAGCACAATATCGGCTTCGGCGCGAATTTCGGCAAACGCATGAAGGGCATGGACGTCGCCCTGCCGGCCGCCGAGAACATCGCCGCCGGGCAGGCGAGCGCGGCGGAGGCCTTCGAGGCCTGGTATCGCTCGCCCAAGCACCTCGCCAACATGCTGGGCAGCTATCGCGGCCTCGGCGTCGCGGTCGTCTCCAATCCGGCCTCCGGCAACCGGCGTTACTGGGCAATGGTACTTTCGGGCTGA
- a CDS encoding methyltransferase domain-containing protein codes for MTSPHFSSGDLIADRRADYARMFAESGEFAEAAELMEQALEQVPSWAAGWFRLAEYAEKSGRKEAATAALEKVVALDPSDIFGASLKLAVLGAADVPAAPPTPYVERLFDDYADRFDTALVEKLDYTVPQTLARLVRRHAGEDTSFGLVCDIGCGTGLFGVAFRANAGRLEGFDLSAGMLAKAQEKAVYDHLAQADLSLPAEASGLFATAPQSRADLVSAADVLMYLGDLAEVFPSAARLARPGGLFAFSVEDGGEGDAPLLRPSLRYAHPEAFIRRKLAESGFELLAVEKSVIRRDAGQPVHGLVFLARRLG; via the coding sequence ATGACGAGCCCGCATTTCTCCTCCGGCGACCTCATCGCCGATCGCCGCGCCGACTATGCCCGCATGTTCGCGGAATCGGGCGAGTTCGCGGAGGCTGCGGAACTCATGGAACAGGCGCTCGAACAGGTGCCCTCCTGGGCCGCCGGCTGGTTCCGGCTCGCCGAATATGCCGAGAAATCGGGCCGGAAGGAGGCGGCGACCGCTGCGCTCGAAAAGGTCGTCGCGCTCGACCCTTCCGACATCTTCGGCGCGAGCCTGAAACTCGCCGTGCTCGGCGCCGCCGATGTTCCCGCCGCACCCCCGACGCCCTATGTGGAGCGTCTGTTCGACGACTATGCCGACCGCTTCGACACCGCGCTCGTCGAAAAGCTGGACTACACGGTTCCCCAGACGCTCGCCCGGCTGGTGCGCCGGCATGCGGGCGAGGACACATCCTTCGGCCTCGTTTGCGATATCGGCTGCGGCACCGGCCTCTTCGGCGTCGCGTTCCGCGCCAACGCCGGCCGGCTGGAAGGCTTCGACCTTTCCGCCGGAATGCTCGCCAAGGCGCAGGAAAAGGCCGTCTACGACCACCTCGCCCAGGCGGACCTGTCGCTGCCGGCGGAAGCGAGCGGCCTCTTTGCCACCGCGCCGCAATCACGCGCCGACCTCGTCAGCGCCGCGGACGTGCTGATGTATCTCGGCGACCTCGCCGAGGTCTTCCCGAGTGCCGCGCGCCTTGCAAGGCCGGGCGGGCTCTTCGCCTTTTCCGTCGAGGACGGCGGCGAAGGCGATGCGCCGTTGCTGCGCCCGTCGCTGCGCTATGCCCATCCCGAAGCCTTCATCCGCCGGAAGCTTGCCGAGAGCGGCTTCGAGCTCCTCGCCGTGGAGAAAAGCGTGATCCGGCGCGATGCCGGCCAGCCCGTGCACGGCCTCGTCTTCCTCGCACGGCGGCTCGGATAG
- a CDS encoding DUF952 domain-containing protein codes for MAKTIYKIVPASLWQDAKDAGIFKGAAIDLSDGYIHFSTAPQARETAARHFAGQGDLLLVAVDGEALGEKLVFEPSRGGDLFPHLYADLPLSAVLWERPLPLGPDGAHQFPEMLP; via the coding sequence ATGGCCAAGACAATCTACAAGATCGTTCCGGCAAGTCTGTGGCAAGATGCGAAGGACGCGGGGATTTTCAAGGGCGCCGCCATCGACCTTTCAGACGGCTACATCCACTTCTCCACCGCTCCGCAGGCGCGGGAAACCGCCGCCCGCCATTTCGCCGGCCAGGGCGACCTCCTCCTCGTTGCCGTCGACGGCGAGGCGCTCGGCGAAAAGCTGGTCTTCGAGCCCTCGCGCGGCGGCGATCTCTTCCCGCACCTTTACGCCGACCTGCCGCTCTCCGCCGTCCTGTGGGAAAGGCCGCTGCCGCTCGGCCCCGATGGCGCCCACCAGTTCCCGGAGATGCTCCCCTGA
- a CDS encoding MATE family efflux transporter, producing MSAATIEENDGAGPFEVTHRLVLSIAIPMTLGFLTTPLLGLTDTAVAGRLGSADALAGMAVGAVLFDLLLGSFNFLRASTTGLVAQAFGRGDRRDEQAVYWRSLTIALCCGLAIALLSPLLLSAGLFLMAPPPAVAEVTSTYFTIRVLAAPMALANYALLGFVLGRGQGMTGLMLQAIINGINIVLSITLGLGLGWGIAGIAWGTFTGETVGMLAGLLIVVTRFDRAHRPGRAEIFARSRMKALFSLNRDIMIRTFVLIGAFAVMTRIGSSMGPLALAANAVLMNIFLVAGYYLDGLANAAEQLVGRAFGANFRPAFDRAVKLTLLWSFGLGVVTTMLFLVFGADVIGLLTTTESVRAEAVKYLPWAALTALTGALAFQMDGVFIGATWSSAMRNMMLLAFAGYIAALALFVPLLGNHGLWLALNLFLAFRGIFLALRLPALAGRQFSAAGRS from the coding sequence ATGAGCGCAGCGACGATAGAGGAAAACGACGGGGCCGGCCCCTTCGAGGTGACGCACCGGCTGGTGCTGTCCATCGCCATTCCCATGACGCTCGGCTTCCTGACGACGCCGCTGCTCGGCCTCACCGACACGGCGGTCGCCGGGCGGCTCGGTTCGGCGGATGCGCTCGCCGGCATGGCGGTCGGGGCGGTGCTCTTCGATCTCCTGCTCGGCAGCTTCAATTTCCTGCGCGCCTCCACCACCGGGCTCGTCGCGCAGGCCTTCGGGCGTGGCGATAGGCGCGATGAGCAGGCGGTCTACTGGCGCTCGCTGACCATCGCGCTGTGTTGCGGCCTCGCGATCGCGCTGCTCTCCCCCCTGCTGCTCTCCGCCGGGCTCTTCCTGATGGCGCCCCCACCCGCCGTGGCCGAGGTGACCTCGACCTATTTCACCATCCGCGTGCTCGCCGCGCCCATGGCGCTCGCCAACTATGCGCTGCTCGGCTTCGTGCTCGGACGCGGGCAGGGCATGACGGGGCTGATGCTGCAGGCGATCATCAACGGCATCAACATCGTGCTGTCGATCACCCTCGGCCTCGGTCTCGGCTGGGGCATCGCCGGCATCGCCTGGGGCACCTTCACGGGCGAGACGGTCGGTATGCTCGCCGGCCTCCTCATCGTCGTCACGCGCTTCGACCGCGCGCACCGGCCGGGACGGGCGGAGATCTTCGCTCGCTCGCGGATGAAGGCGTTGTTCTCGCTCAACCGCGACATCATGATCCGCACCTTCGTGCTGATCGGCGCCTTCGCCGTGATGACGCGCATCGGCTCTTCGATGGGACCGCTGGCGCTGGCGGCCAATGCCGTGCTGATGAACATCTTCCTCGTCGCCGGCTATTATCTCGACGGCCTCGCCAATGCCGCCGAACAGCTCGTCGGCCGGGCCTTCGGCGCGAACTTCCGCCCCGCCTTCGACCGCGCCGTCAAGCTCACGCTGCTCTGGTCCTTCGGCCTCGGCGTCGTGACGACGATGCTCTTCCTCGTCTTCGGCGCGGATGTGATCGGCCTCCTGACGACGACGGAGAGCGTGCGGGCGGAGGCGGTGAAATACCTGCCCTGGGCGGCGCTGACCGCGCTGACCGGCGCGCTGGCCTTCCAGATGGACGGAGTGTTCATCGGCGCGACATGGTCGTCGGCCATGCGAAACATGATGCTGCTGGCCTTTGCCGGCTATATCGCGGCGCTCGCGCTCTTCGTGCCGCTTCTCGGCAATCACGGGCTCTGGCTCGCGCTCAATCTGTTCCTGGCGTTTCGGGGCATCTTCCTGGCGCTGCGGCTGCCGGCGCTGGCCGGACGGCAGTTTTCCGCGGCGGGCCGGAGCTGA